aacaacaaaAGTCACTTTGTGGATAGATCACTAAGCCTAAATTCAATCCAGTTTCAGACAGTTATTTCAGCTttatgatactgggcaagtcacaacctcagtttcatttataaaatgaggataataagaggATCTGCTTCCCAGAGatcattgtgagaatcaaatgagacaatgtttGCAAACctaaaatttatatatgtgtgtgtgtgtgtacacatatatagatatagatacacacacacacacacatatatatatatttttctgccTATTTTTGTATTGAGGATaagtttaaatgtaaaaataagttATAATGAGGAGGAGGAATTTTGGTATTGTACGTaatgaatcaggaagatctgtgtcCAGTTCTAGCTTTGAGatcctggacaactcacttaactaTTCAGTGGTTCCAGGCAGCTCCAGGACCATGGGCTGAAAAGCAACTACCTCACTGCATTGATAGAAGTTTTTATATTGGAAGTTTTCTATGCCCATTAAGTCAAAGGTTGGAGAATAATGATGATAATCCCTCACAAATTTTATggcaatttatatattttcaaaaagttctttcatatattttatcttatcttcaagattaaaaaaacaagtaTTTGTCAGAAAAATATGACGTCTGAGGACAAGAGGTCCTGTGCTTCCACCTACTAGCTCAGCTGGACTTTCAAACCAGGATTTGTACCCTGGGTCCTGCTGGCAGTATGATGAATGCTATGGTCTCCTCTTATattcataattgaagaaaatgctccATTTCAGTTAAAGGTTGGCAAGAAGAAAGCAGTGATTTTCATCCTTTCTAAGTTCCCAGACCCCTTGAAATTTATCCACCAATCCTTTGAGTCTGAGGAAAGTGAGTGTAAGAATCCCTTATCTAGCCCAATCCTCAATTGTACAGATGCGGAACCTGAGGCCCCTTGTGACTTGTTTTAGGTCACAAAGCTAGGTCCTAGTATAGCCAGTCCTAAAACCTGATGATCTCCTATGCTAATGTTTTTTCCATTGCACCAAAGGTGGTCCTCCAAACAGTCCCTGGGAGTAGACAGAAGTGGGTCTGAGTCTAATCATttgccagatgaggaaactgagtcccagaaaaggGAAGGGGCAGGCCAGGGTCCCATAAGGAGTTTGTGACCGAGTTAGAAACAGATTCCAGAGCTCCAGTTCTACTGGGATcagaattctttctcttcctttggaATCTCACCTGAACACAGACATTAGGATGGAGAGTCAGCAGAGGGAGGTCCTGGAACTTCtgcagagaagaggagggaaggagagaaggagatcCTCTAGGTTAGCAGTcacagggtgtgtgtgtgtgtgtgtgtgtgtgtgtgtgtgtgtgtgtgtgtgtgtgtgtgtgtgtgtgtgtgtgtgtgtgaatctttcggtctgtctgtctgtgtctgtgtctgtgtctaccTCTCTCATATCCTCTCCACTTTTTGGATTATCTGAGCTAATTTCCAGGTAACCATCCCTggtttctcccttctctcctccttcagcTATTCCCCTGCTACTCCTTAATTCCCCATCTCCCTCTTAGCCCCCAACTTTGTCTTCCCTTCCCTTACATTCAGAGTGACATTCTTCTGAGGCAGGGGCACCGGCAGCGGGTAGCAGAGCTCGCTATCCACCGGCTTCCAACAGAGAATGATCTCGGCAGACAAGGAGCAGGGCGCCTCCACCATCCAGCTCAGGCTTACTGTCCCCAAGAACTTCAGCTTCAGTTTGGTCTGGTTCCACAAGTTCTTGTGGGCTTTGGGGTCTAGAGAGGAAGGGTTGTGGGAGACCCGGGTGTTCCTCACCTGTGCACCTGCCAGAGGATCTGTCCCATCCCTCTCATCACGTTTTATTTCCCCTCTGTATTCCTAGCTCCACACCCGCCCTGACACTCCAAGACCAGACACTGCCTCCCTCTGCTTCCATCCCAGGCCCCAAACTCTCTCACCCTCCTTGAATGGGCAAAGGTAGTTTCTGATggcatcttcctcttcctttatcCACATCTGGAAAACGAATCCATTTGGGGAAGGAACAGAAGGCAAATTTTAACCTTCCTTTGACTTAAGAACAGggtcctttcttcctttttctctcatccCCCTTTATGCTCCTCCCATACTCCTCTGGCTCAGGGAGACAATTCTAAATCTACCACCACCAGCAGCCAGCTTCAAATCTTGAATAGGTTCAGTTCTTACCTCAATACAGAGGCAAGGGACAAGATCCGTTTGGTTCAGGGTGATATTCTGTGGTCCTGTCTAGGGGACAAATCAAGGACAGAATCTGAgataatactactactactactgggaAGTGGGATGGGCAATCAGggcagggagggggagaagacAACTCTTGGAAAGCAAACAAAAGACCAAGGAGCCAACCAGGACTGAGATTAGAGGAATAATATGATTTATGAAAGCTTGGGGCAGCTCTATTCCCCAGTAATCTCCCTTTCTGCAAATCACCAGTGCATGAAATTCTATCATTACAGATTGACCATTTGGGTCCTGGAGGCTTTCTTGTTTTTGagagtttctttttaaaataaaaatgctcttAGAATTAAGGGTAAGGGCAGAAGGGAAGATAGGAACTCTTAAACTTGTCAGAGAACACCACATGTAGGATGTACTGATTGTCACCAGAGAACAAGCTCGAGATAGGGGATGGTCTGAGCAAAGGAGGGGTCAGGAAGGAGGAAAGACAGGAAAGATAGGAGGGACCCTAAGAGGAACTTCAGAGAttgagaggaaggggagagactgAAAGACTCAAAATTGGTTGGTTGAAGGGGAGGGGATCAGAAGAGATTTGATTAGGAGATCCTAGTCAGGAGCCAGAGGGGAGATTTctggggggagaaggaaaagctGATAGGGTGAAAGAGAAATGAGGGGTTAAAGAGGGAAGCTAGATCCTTTCTCACCAGGACTTCAAGAAACTTTGTTTTACGACCCCCGCTCTGATTCcagtagagagaaaggaaatagttTTGCTCTGTGGAGATGTCTATCACCAGCTGTATATCATCCCCTTCATTGGAGATATTGAACCAGGGCAGCACTGGAAGGAAATTAAGGGTAGGGAAGGAAGAGTTTCATTCTGTCTGTCCCCCAACTCAGACTGCCCTCTGTCTTCGACAGCCCCCCCAATTTGTTCTTCCTCCCAACTTCCCCCTCCTTTCAACCTGACTCTGTTCTATACCAAAGCAGCTGGGGACGCTGTTCTGCAATTCCGGCCTGACGCAATCTGAGGAGAGAATAGAATGAAGGTTCTTAGTAGGGATAAGGGAAAAAACAGAAGGAGAGAGGACACTGTCTCTTCACTGTTTTTATTCACTGGCTGAGCAGGTAAAACATCAAtaagtgctttttttctttttttaatatgcaCAATTTTAATATGCACAATTTATATGTgagtcatgttgagaaagaaaaattagaataaaagggaaaaaccatgagaaagaaaacagaaccaaaaaagaGGTACTTTTCctgaactattttttctttaaaaaattatggatgattatgtgatgatcaactatgatagatttggctcttttcaacaatgaggtaattcaaggtaattccaataaacttgtaatGGAAGGAATCATACCTCATCTAGAGAGGGAAGTATAgagacagaatgtggatcaaagaacagtttttgttgttttgatttaacatatattttaaagtatttaacgtgtattagactacctgtcatctaggggaggaggcgggatgaaggaggggaaaatttggagcagaaggttttacaagggtcaatgttgaaaaattacccacgcatatattttataaataaaaagctttaataatatagATATGTTTAGGGTCATTTCagaaattgatggaaattctttcttaattccaaaccaaaatttttttaggattttttttaaattttataattataaaaatttttgacagtatatatgcatgagtaatttttaaataacattatcccttgaaagAATACTGTtttcaatactattttttttggttggttggttgcttgtttttttctattttttttcactttttgatgatttttctttggaagcaggacaaatatggaaatatctttagaagaactgcatgtatttaacctatattggattacttgctgtcctcaggagggaaggagaaaaatttggaatacaaggttttgaaaaagtgaatggtgaaaactacctttgtgtgtaaaataaaaagctattgggaaaaaaaaaactttaaagaattcTTAGACATACTAGATGGTTTTCTTGGAGAGAAGAGGCTCTATTAGAAatataagtgatataaaaatgagagctgtcaataaaaatttatatttataaaaacctCTCAATTTCAAATAAAAACGGTTAGTTTCAGATCCTTTCCTGATAGTAGGTTGTaatagggagagaaagaaagcagattTGACGGGAAGGGATCCAACAAGATAAAGCTAAAGAAACCCAAGaccaatttcccctcctttccattTTGCCAGGGCCATATCTTGTTTCTCCCTTCCCACAGTGGCCAGGCACTCACCTGGCACTTGTTGTATATGACTGAGTTCTTTTTCATAGGGGGGCTCAGTATAGATCCGTACTTCCTCCCCTACTGGTGCCTTAAAGCAGTCAAATACCAGTGAGCCCTGAAGAAAAGCCAAAACCCCACAAAAGATCAGTGTTAAAGTGACTAACTGCATCCTCAGCTCTCCTGACTTTCTTTAACCTTCCAGGCCCTCCCAGTCCCTCCTTCCATGCTCCTCTAGAGGCAAAGTAAAAATCATTTCCACACTTCAGCCTTGGGAAGTTATGAGGGAGTACAGagacccattttagagataaggaaattaaggtccAAAGAGGGAAAGTGATTCGTCCATAGCTGATAAATGTAGGAATCATTCAAAACCAGATGTTTTGACTTCAAGTTTAGTAGCctctataatataattaatttctaaaTGACAAAATGGACAGATAGCtacaggcctggagtcaagaagacttgagttcaattctAGCCTCAGATGATTACTAgtggattctgggcaagtcacttaactgctcctgcctcagtttcctcaactgtaaccTCCATTGGGATCAATAATAGCATCTGAATCCCAGGgttgttctgagaatcaaatgaggtaatatttgtgaagcactgaAAAGACAGTGACTAGTAcctagtaagttcttaataaatacttcttcctTTCCCGTTATGTTGAGGGGAAAAGCTCTACCCAAGGTCAATTCCTTCCCTGAAatactctttgttttattttttatttcaaagcaTCATCATAATTATCGCCTTATCTGTTCCCGAAAACAACCTTATGAGGGAGTCAGAACAGtcactgtccccattttacaaattagggaaactgaggtacagaatgAGTGCCAGAGCCAAGTCTTTTGACTTCAAGCCTGATGTTTTCCCGTATTACGTCTCCAGTGCTAATATGTGTGTCCGGGTAGAATCTCAGGGAAAAGCTTTAGGATAACGCTTAAATGATGGGCCAGCCCCCCAAAGCTTCCCTGCCCTTTCATCTTTCAACCTACCACATTTTGTCCTGGTTGTACCATGGCGGCAGGCACCTCTACCTTCACTAAGACACATCGGTCGGAGAGGTATGCCTGGAAGGAAAGGATGACTTTTGCCTGGAGAGATTCTATGGAAGACACAATATAATTTaactcagcaaacatttatgaatCAGTAGGTGATAGCAGAGGGCTataataagacactgtgctaggaaGAGCAGCCGGAATTGGTCTGAGGAGCAAAGCGGGGATCAGGGACAAAGGGAACACTGTGCAAAAAACCCTTCTTCCCCAGGGAGGAAGCAGAGAGAGGCTGGGAGCAGAGAGGGGGTTGTCTCACCATTCTTGGGCCAAGGGTGAGAAGTTAGTTCAGCATCTTCCCGGAGCCAGACCTCATCAGGATCCTCCTTCCTAGGTTCTAAAATGACTGTGTAAGGGCAGATCCCCCCTGCCCAAGAACCCCGCCCACCCCCAGCTCAGAGACAGTGAGTAAGTTTTCTGGCCCCTTTCCCAGCTTTTCTGGAATTCCCTTTGCTGGGAAATAAAGCTGTGGGTTGCATCCCAAGGGATCCTCCTTTCTTTAGCTTCTAGGATAATGAGGAAGCCAGGTAGGAGGGACCCCGAGCCAACAGCTGAGTTCCTGCCGTCTCTAGAGAATTTAAGGGGAGATCCTTCTCCCCAAACCTGCTGTGGACAGCCTGAGTCCTCTCAGATGGCCACACTTACTggcttccttctccctttccccttcctccctcctttccaaaGGCTTTCCGGTCCTTCCCCCTCTCTTGTCAGTCACTCTGGATCTCTTCCCGTCAGACCTAGTGACATATACAGATGGCAAGAGCAGAACAAACCGCCCTGTGCCACAGGCCTGCTCCCTCTTTCCTCCTGCCaacccctctccttttcccttctttttcccagcccattttttccttcctccttccttcctttctctcatcaggaACTTTCCCTTTTAAGTCCAATCCCCAGCCCAGCCCACCTCTTCCTACACTTACAATTTTAGAATTCAAAGCTAAAAGAGACTTGGGAACCTTATCCTTTTGTACAGAAGAGAATTCTGAGAGCTTAAATGCCAGAGAGGGAGGTCAGAAAAGACAATTTGCAGAAAAGATGGTGCCTGGGGTCTCTTTGTTGTCTGGCTCTATGATCCTACATGGGAGGgtgcaagatttgaacccaaatcctccgACCTCAATCCAGTGTTCATGCCAGACTGTGTCCCTACCagatttctctctcctcccccaggtCCCTTTGACTTCTTACCTAAACCCACATCCTCCCCCAGGATCTCCTTTACCCTCCACCTCTCCTCCGGTTTGACAAACCTTTTCTTTAGCTCCCCCCCACCCAGTCTCTCACCCTGCACTGTCAGGTGGAGGGTCACCCGCACACAGGGGACACAGTTCCTCTCTCCCCTGCACTGAAGGACCACCTCTGTCTGTAGCTTTGTGGGCACCAGCACAGGGTCTTTGGTGGGTTCCAGCAGGCAGAGCACATCTTCTGGAGGAGATAAATGGCAGCCTTTGAAAATACCCGCTCCACCCAGACCAGAACAGGGGtgaaggggggtggggggggggagaacagTGCCCTCAATGCTAGTACAAAGGGGGGGTTCCCTAGGAAGCTCTAGGGAACCAGCTCAGCCAGACCTAAGGCACTGTGGGGGTCTCCAAGGAGCCAGTGGCAGGAAGGTAAGCCTCATCTCCAGTCTTCTCTTGATACTCACCCCAAAGGTGACAGGAAAGACcctaggggaagaaagggagttCAGAGCTTCCCTGTTTCCTGCCCCAACTTTCCCACACGAGTCCCTGAGCTCCCATAAGCAGGGTTCAGCTTGTGTGCCTCGAGGGTACATAGAGACAGCTAGGGCCTTCAGGAAGCTGGGACCTTTCCCAGAGATGCCCGCTGCTAAGGACAGAACCGTGAGCCCTGCCGGAGCCCGGACACAGCCGAGCCAGTAGCCTGCAGGGAAAAGGTGAGCCGGCTGCTTGTTTCTCTCTCACACCCGCTCTCTGCCCTTCCCCCTAGCCCAGCAGCCGCTTCCTACCTGGGCAGACCTGAAAGGGCAGTTACACCGGAGCTGGGTGGTGGTGGCTGACACTGGAGAAGCCCCGAGCCGGAATGGGCGCTCTCTCCCCACCATCCTTTAACCCCCTCCAAGATCCCTCCGGAGCCTACCTGAGAGCACCGGGCATCGTCGTGGGACCCTGACAGCTTCTCCAGAGAGAGCACCCAGGGCCTGCTGCCAAGGACCAAGGAGAAGAGGAGCAGCAGCAGCGGAACCGGCATCTTCTGGGTGCTGCTCAGTGTTGTCAGCTGGGCTCAGGCCTGACGCCGCTCCCCCTGGGGGGAGAAGCCACCCCCCCCCACAGGTCTGCAGGCCAACTGTTGCTCCTTTCCTCCTGGATGCCCAGCGGTACCAGAGTGGGGACTGGGACCCCTCCCCTCCCACTCCTATCCTGGCTCGGGGCCTCCTAGGGTGGGAGGGTTGGGAGGAGATTCCAGGCACTGGGTCTTCGATGGCTCTTCTCAGTTTGATCTCCGAATCCGAAGTGCTTTCGATTCAGCTCGGAGGCCTGCTGTCCCGCCTCCTGTTCCAGcccctgtcctgtcctgtccctCCCACAAAACACTGGGCCCAGTGCCCAGAATCTGGATGACTGGGAAGACGGCAACTCACTAGCCACTCCTCACAAGGCACAACCCTCCCAACACAGACACACCCCCCCCCTACCTGGCAGGGACTGGCAATACCAGCAAAGCTACCTATGACCCCAGGGGGTTCTGTGGgaagatgggaaaggggaaggcaGTTCTAGAGGCCCCTCTCCCGGGACCTGGTGACATGGAACTATTCCATGCCATAAAAGTATGACATTCATCTTCCTGCTGATGTTACTACCCAATCCCTTTTCTCCTGGACCTTTGGGCCCTGCCCTTTTTATGTTTTCCCAGTCTGGCACTAATATAGACCCCAGGGTACTGATGATCCCAAGAGAACGCagcttgttcatatcttttggatCTAGTAGATCTTAAAAGCACAGTTACCCCTTCCCATTCTTTGCTCACCACATAAAAGGGAGAGTTAGAGTTGCAACTCAAGTGGATGCAGCTCTCCACCAAGTCCAGGATCCTGAAGCTTGCTTGGAAAATGTGTGATCTCacaaaaataacagaatttgGGAGTTGGGAAGGATCTTAGCAGCTTTCCAGTCTACTCTGTACACAAAAGGAATACTTATTATAATATACCAGACTGTCTTGAAGCCCAAGAAAAGGGAACCATCTCCGCCACAACAGtggagactttttcttagttGCTATATTTCTAAGTATAATAACTGAGCTGTAAAGCTTAGTTGCTATATTTCTCCTATCTGACTCCTATGCACCCATTCTTGTAACCATTGATGAACATCTGGGTTCCTTCATGCTGATCTTTTCAAACAGCTTactgatgccttttttttttttgatggttaaCCTCTCACTTTATTGCCTTCGATATCTTTTTGGAAAACATTTCATTTGGGGCATAAAATATATACGTTGTGTAAATGAACGTCAACAATTCCACATGCAAAGGCCagaaaattagaatagataacACTATGAATCTATAATAGAGTTTAATATATTagcagtatattttaaaatattttacaattgcactttaatataaaaaaaatttattttcagtttcaaatcttctccctccccataatgaatttttaaaaattatttttcaacataCCCCACATacaattgaactttttttttttttaaacaaaaacaaaagtcgTGTAAAATTAACATAGCGGtaattctcctctcctccctttccaaaAGGAAGGACGTGgttcattctcttttctcccagAATTTGGTCTTTATAATGAACGAATCGAAGTTCATATACCCGTGTTTTCATAGACTTTTATTCACCATGTTTGCTTTGGGCAGCCATGCCAATCAAGCTGTGAAAAGTAACCTGGAGTAGCTGCTCCTCCTCTACCCAGTTTAGCCAAATTTATTACTTCCTCCCTAAATCTCGGGGATGGGGGCAGAGGAAGGAGGCTAGCTGAACCCCAGGCAAATGTCATCCGTGGGAGCTGGGGGCAGGAACTCTGGGCTCACACGTTTGCTCGAGTGTTGATCTCTTTACTGGTATCCAACAGGAGACTGGGCCGGAGGGGCGGGAAGGCGAGGAGTGCGGACCGCGTACCTCAGCCCTGGTCTAGACACTTGTAATAGAAGTGAGAAGCATGTGCGGAGTGAGAACAGAGCTGTGCTTTAGGAGGCAGCCCCTCGCCACAGATGGAAGGATCTCAACCCCTTTTGCGGGGAGGGCGGCCAAATGCTTTGCGCTTCCAGTCCATGCTCGGAGAGGTCCTCTCCGagcctctccccctccccactcctGGAGACACAGGCTCCTCTGGAGGGCCACTTCTGAGGGGACAGGGCTCCATCTTGGCGATGGGGAGGAGCCCCTTCTGGCCTCCCCGAGGTCGCTTTCTGCACAGAACGCCGGCTTTCCCGTCCCCCCCGGGCCGGAGGAACAAAGGCACCTCTCCCCCATTCCCTTCCGACTCAGCGGCGGTCGGAGCGCAGCAGCTCCGCCCGCGCCGCCTCCCGCTCCAGCCTCTGGCACAGCTGCAGGCGCTTCCGCAAATAGCGCCGCCAGTCTTCGCGCCCCGGGGGGCGGGGTCCGAGCCGGGGCCAGAGCGCGAGCCCACGCGGGGCGCCGCGAGCGTCCTCCGCGCCCAGGGCCCGGAGCAGCGGGGGCAGCTCGCCCAGCAGGCGGAAGCGCGGGAGAGCGCGCAGCGGCCGGGGAACGTCCTCCGCGGCTCCAAGCTTGCCGAAGAAGGCCAGCAGGAGAGGTGGCGCCCCTCTCGCGGGGCTCGGGCCAGGGGGGAGGCAGCAGCTCAGGGCGGCGCGGAACAGGTCTTGGGTGTCCTGCTCGCCCCCGGCCCCGGCCCGCCAGCGGCGGTAGAGGCGGCTGCTGGTCCGGCTCCAGAGGAGCAGCACGGCGCCCCGCTCCTGCGCCACGCGGGCCCGGGCTGCGCACAGCCAAGGAAGAGGCCCCAGGCGGGCCACGCGCTCCCCCTCCCACAGGTCCAGGATCACCTCGCCGCCGCCTCCCAGGGCCACCCTCAGCAGCTCGGCCAGGGCGCCCACCAGACGGCGGTGCGCCTCCGAGTCTGCAGAGTAGAGCAGCAGTACGGGCCGGGGTCCGCGGGGGCCTGTGGAGAGAAAGCAGGGACAAAGGCCGGGGCGGCTTGAAGGagagggcgggggcgggggccgCCCATCCCGCCCGCCTCCCTGCCCCCTCGCTCGGGCCGGGCTAGGCCAGGGACAGCCCGGCGGGCACCGCTTGGGAACTGGGAGAGAAGGAGACGATCTGCTCCCCAGAGGAGCCCCCAAGGCACATCCCTTCCCCTCCTCAAGTACCTCCGGCCAGTCCTGGCCCTCTCACCTGTCAGCAGTCTCCGTAAGCCCTGGCAGTTCAAAACCAGGACAGTCACCAGCAAGGCGGTCCCCAGCAACAGCCCCAGAGCCAGAAGCCCCAAGTGCCTGTGAGAGACTGAGGCGGGCAGAGGCGAGGTCAGAGGAGGCCCCGATCTCACCCCCTCCATCATCTCTGAGCCTGAGAACTTACCATCGGGGCACAAAAGGTGCTTCTGGGCGTACTGGACGTCTGACCGCCACACCTGAGGAAAAGGGTCCCCAATGAGAacgaagggaggggaggaaggaggcggGTGGGGATGAGAAAGGGTCATTACCAGAACACAGCCCCCGAGGCTCTGTAAGGGGATGAGGAGGTCTGACTTCACCGGGCTGGATCCTTGAGGCTATGGGAACAAAGGATACAATGGTCATCCCCATACATGTAAATGGTTAAAGGGTCCTATATCTTTCCATGCTCTCCCCGCTTTGACAGTGGATAGCGCACACTTGGagcaggaagaactgagttcaaatcctgcctcagacaatcactagctgtgggatcctgccATTTAGCCTccgtttgcctccatttcctcacccagaaaaatgagaaatagccTCTAAGATTGCTTCCAGCTCTGATCTGTGGTTCTAGGCTTTTATGATCAGggattcttttctgtctcctttctgcCTATCCACCTCATTTCTGAGGAGATGGAGTCCAGACATGCCTTCTCCTGAAGCCGTCCCTCACTACTGCACCTCTGGTCTGGACACTTTAATAGAAGTGAGAATTCACGTGCAAGGAGTGAGAACAGAGCTGTGCTTTGGGGGAGTCAGCGAGGCAGCCCTTACCATTGCTGGGACAATACAGTGGAAAGTAGTCAATCTTTAGTCAGAGCACTTATATTCAAATCCTAAGCGCGCTACTTACTATAGGACCTCGGcaaattcctttctctctttagaCCTGTTTTCTAAGCgacaaaatgaggaggttggacatGAAAAGAAACAACCCCTTTCTCTGAACAGGGTTTTTAGGTACATAAAACTAAAACACACAGGATTGCAAAGATAATtccattgaaatatagttattagaataatgattttagaaaaccaAATGCACAgcccccaggttaagaacttctgcttTAAAATGTAAGTAAAGGAgaagctagatggtatagtagatagataaCCAGTGCCAGGTTAAGAACTGGTGCTTTAAAATGTATGTAAAAGGAaagctaaatggcacaatggatagagcatcaactcagaaggacctgagtttcaaatttggcctcagacactcaacaccagctgtgtgtgtgtgattctgggcaagtcatttaacccttattgccactcaaataaataaataaataaacaaatataaataaacaaatggatgaatgaatagataaataaataaataaaatgtagataagGAACTCTCAAAAGGCACCTCGTCTGATTTCAGTGGGAAGATTGCCATACTGATTTACTCAATGTTGGCGGATTTTAGTGTTCaactattcttaaaaaaaaaaaaaaagaaaaaaaaaagtggagagtATGCAAGAAAATGAGTAGTGTCCATACCTTTGACCTAGCAATCCTGCTACTGGGCATATACTCAAAAGAAGtcaatttatacaaaaaaaatcagcactTTGTGCTAGAACCAAAGAAATGGATATAAAGTGACTCTTCATCAATGGGGAatagctaaaaaaacaaaaaaaaaaatcctcaatccTCTGATAATGATATGTCATTAtatagtaagaaatgatgaacatgaggaaattcagagaagcatggaaagatttgtatgaactgactGTAAAATAGGCAGGCCCAAGAGAAATAGGATAATGACTacaatgtaaaatgaaaagatttcaactatgagagaagaaaacaaagaaggttCTAGAGGATAGATAACAGATTCAAAAGAGAACTGGAAAACTACAAAAACAGAATATATGTCCAATAAGAGGGTCACTTTAAGACTttttttgctgaactgtttttctttgttataagagagaGTTCGTAGAGGggcaatgaaatgaaataattatgatgtaaaaatcaaaagaatcccTAAAACATggtttagaaagaaataaaaaaagatttgttcaAAAGTATGGATCCGATTCTGCTCCTTGCTGAGGACTGACCAAAGTAAGTGGATTTAGTCTTCAAAGAAAGAACAGCAGAGATACTTCTAAGACCTATTGTCCAGCCTGATATGTTGTGGTGctggtttgtccttcattcttgaagagggccatgatatcagggaggagaAGCCATGACGTGCAAGGGAATTGGATGCTCAAAGATGTCCCATTGTGTTATGACATCTGGGTTATGTTGGAGGTATTGGGATGAAAGATGAGATGACTGTGGCCATGGTATAGAGCAGAGAGAATGTGTGAGAATGCTTgtgtaaatataaaa
This sequence is a window from Sminthopsis crassicaudata isolate SCR6 chromosome 1, ASM4859323v1, whole genome shotgun sequence. Protein-coding genes within it:
- the IL17RC gene encoding interleukin-17 receptor C isoform X4 produces the protein MPVPLLLLLFSLVLGSRPWVLSLEKLSGSHDDARCSQGLSCHLWEDVLCLLEPTKDPVLVPTKLQTEVVLQCRGERNCVPCVRVTLHLTVQEPRKEDPDEVWLREDAELTSHPWPKNESLQAKVILSFQAYLSDRCVLVKVEVPAAMVQPGQNVGSLVFDCFKAPVGEEVRIYTEPPYEKELSHIQQVPDCVRPELQNSVPSCFVLPWFNISNEGDDIQLVIDISTEQNYFLSLYWNQSGGRKTKFLEVLTGPQNITLNQTDLVPCLCIEMWIKEEEDAIRNYLCPFKEDPKAHKNLWNQTKLKLKFLGTVSLSWMVEAPCSLSAEIILCWKPVDSELCYPLPVPLPQKNVTLNKFQDLPLLTLHPNVCVQVWSGEKLQIQECPQENILGPLRDDMLLLETWGPLQNHSFCAMESSGCTPLPSMAHTRAAFFGKQLLQDLQSGQCMQLWNDTGILWACSLQKYTHERWVLVWLAFLVLAACILLLFLLHRDGMKGAARARRALLLYSPDHAGFERLVGTLATALGQLPLSVAVDLWHRRELSALGPLAWFHAQRRQALQEGGVVILLFSPGAVALCQEWLHEARAPQGPARPADTFGASLSCVLPDFLEGRADRGYVVACFEELLPPQGIPDLFHAVPVFSLPSQMPAFLRALVGPATRRRDTVSAQAARVGQYLRPALEECLQLGSSSSL
- the IL17RC gene encoding interleukin-17 receptor C isoform X3, with product MPVPLLLLLFSLVLGSRPWVLSLEKLSGSHDDARCSQGLSCHLWEDVLCLLEPTKDPVLVPTKLQTEVVLQCRGERNCVPCVRVTLHLTVQEPRKEDPDEVWLREDAELTSHPWPKNESLQAKVILSFQAYLSDRCVLVKVEVPAAMVQPGQNVGSLVFDCFKAPVGEEVRIYTEPPYEKELSHIQQVPDCVRPELQNSVPSCFVLPWFNISNEGDDIQLVIDISTEQNYFLSLYWNQSGGRKTKFLEVLTGPQNITLNQTDLVPCLCIEMWIKEEEDAIRNYLCPFKEDPKAHKNLWNQTKLKLKFLGTVSLSWMVEAPCSLSAEIILCWKPVDSELCYPLPVPLPQKNVTLNKFQDLPLLTLHPNVCVQVWSGEKLQIQECPQENILGPLRDDMLLLETWGPLQNHSFCAMESSGCTPLPSMAHTRAAFFGKQLLQDLQSGQCMQLWNDTGILWACSLQKYTHERWVLVWLAFLVLAACILLLFLLHRDGMKGWLQFLKDDYRYGGAARARRALLLYSPDHAGFERLVGTLATALGQLPLSVAVDLWHRRELSALGPLAWFHAQRRQALQEGGVVILLFSPGAVALCQEWLHEARAPQGPARPADTFGASLSCVLPDFLEGRADRGYVVACFEELLPPQGIPDLFHAVPVFSLPSQMPAFLRALVGPATRRRDTVSAQAARVGQYLRPALEECLQLGSSSSL